The following are from one region of the Mustela lutreola isolate mMusLut2 chromosome 7, mMusLut2.pri, whole genome shotgun sequence genome:
- the NOP10 gene encoding H/ACA ribonucleoprotein complex subunit 3 — MFLQYYLNEQGDRVYTLKKLDPMGQQTCSAHPARFSPDDKYSRHRITVKKRFKVLMTQQPRPVL, encoded by the exons ATGTTTCTCCAGTATTATCTCAACGAGCAGGGAGACCGAGTCTATACGCTGAag AAGCTTGACCCTATGGGACAACAGACCTGCTCGGCGCATCCTGCTCGGTTCTCCCCGGATGACAAATACTCTCGACACCGAATCACCGTCAAGAAACGCTTCAAGGTGCTCATGACCCAGCAACCGCGCCCTGTCCTCTGA